From the genome of Terriglobia bacterium:
ACCGCGTTGCCGCCGCCAAGGCAAAGCGTGGCAATACCTCGTTTCGCATTACGGCGCGCCATCTCGTAGAGCAGCGTGACCAGGATTCGCGCGCCGCTGGCCCCGATCGGATGGCCCAGGGCGACGGCGCCGCCATTCACATTGACCTTTTCGGGGTTCAATTCAAGCTGCTCCATGACGGCGACGGCCTGAACGGAAAAGGCCTCATTGAGCTCGATCAGATCGACGTCAGCCAGATTCCAGCCGATCTTTGCGGTCAACTTCCGGACCGCTTCCACCGGAGCCATCATCACCAGCGCCGGCTCGATGCCGCTGACGGCCTGGCCCACGATGCGCGCCAGCGGTTTTTTGCCAAGAGCGGCAGCGCGTTCCGCGGAGGTCACGACGACGGCCGCCGCGGCGTCATTCACGCCGGGAGCATTCCCCGCGGTGACGGTTCCGTCTTTCTTGAATGCGGGCTTCAGCGCCCGCAGCGCTTCAATCGAAGCGTCGGCCCGGGGACTCTCATCCGTGTCGAAGACTACCGGATCTCCTTTCCGCTGCGGCAGCAGGACAGGAATGATCTCGTCCCGGAATCTGCCTGCGCGGATAGCGGCCACCGCCTTCCGATGGCTGTTGAGCGCGTACTGATCCTGGCGATCGCGGCTTACGTGATAGCGCTCTGCGACAATTTCGCCGGTGTTTCCCATGTGAAAGTTTTCGAAGGCGTCCCAGAGCCCGTCGTGAATCATCGAATCCACGATGGTGCTGTGCCCGAGCCGGTACCCTTCGCGCGCTCCAGGAAGCAGGTAGGGCGCATTCGTCATGCTTTCCATGCCGCCCGCGACAACGATTTCCGAATCACCTGTCTGGACACCTTGTGTGGCGAGGGCGACCGCCTTAAGCCCCGAGCCGCAGACCTTGTTGATCGTCATTGCGGCGACTTCCGGCGGCAGGCCGCCGCGCAGCGCCG
Proteins encoded in this window:
- a CDS encoding acetyl-CoA C-acetyltransferase — translated: MRDIVIISAVRTAIGKFQGGLKAMTAPQLGALVVKAAVERAGLAPQQIDEVIMGNVVSAGLGQNPARQAALRGGLPPEVAAMTINKVCGSGLKAVALATQGVQTGDSEIVVAGGMESMTNAPYLLPGAREGYRLGHSTIVDSMIHDGLWDAFENFHMGNTGEIVAERYHVSRDRQDQYALNSHRKAVAAIRAGRFRDEIIPVLLPQRKGDPVVFDTDESPRADASIEALRALKPAFKKDGTVTAGNAPGVNDAAAAVVVTSAERAAALGKKPLARIVGQAVSGIEPALVMMAPVEAVRKLTAKIGWNLADVDLIELNEAFSVQAVAVMEQLELNPEKVNVNGGAVALGHPIGASGARILVTLLYEMARRNAKRGIATLCLGGGNAVALAVER